The Halanaerobium praevalens DSM 2228 genome contains a region encoding:
- a CDS encoding YidC/Oxa1 family membrane protein insertase: MFDWLINGMAYALDFIYNIVGNYGSAIIIFTLLIKIALYPLTAKQTRSMREMQEIQPEMKKIQNKYEDDKEKQQEEMMKLYQEHGVNPAAGCLPMIVQMAILIPLYRTIFALGDKMASEAFLWIGTITNGSLAEPDIAIVLLNAVIMLGQTHMTQKLSGGEGKSNKMMYMMPLFIIFIGFRLPSGVLLYWFTSTLFTVAQQYFLSKEPSRIKGDAN, from the coding sequence ATGTTTGATTGGTTAATTAACGGAATGGCATATGCTTTAGATTTTATTTACAATATTGTTGGTAATTATGGTTCAGCTATTATAATTTTTACCTTGCTGATTAAAATTGCTCTTTATCCTTTGACTGCAAAACAGACTAGATCAATGAGAGAAATGCAAGAAATCCAGCCTGAAATGAAAAAAATACAAAATAAGTATGAAGATGATAAAGAAAAACAGCAGGAAGAGATGATGAAGCTTTATCAAGAACATGGGGTTAATCCAGCTGCTGGATGTCTGCCTATGATTGTGCAGATGGCAATCTTAATACCTTTGTATAGAACAATTTTTGCTTTAGGTGATAAGATGGCAAGTGAAGCCTTTTTATGGATTGGTACAATTACAAATGGTTCTTTAGCTGAACCAGATATTGCAATTGTACTTTTAAATGCTGTTATTATGTTGGGCCAGACACACATGACCCAGAAATTATCTGGAGGAGAAGGCAAAAGTAATAAAATGATGTATATGATGCCTCTATTTATAATCTTTATCGGATTTAGATTACCTTCTGGTGTTTTATTATACTGGTTTACCTCAACTTTATTTACTGTAGCTCAACAATATTTTTTATCAAAAGAACCCAGTCGAATCAAGGGGGATGCTAATTAA
- the yidD gene encoding membrane protein insertion efficiency factor YidD has product MKKILLFFIIIYQKIISPWTPKSCRFRPTCSEYTKQAIKKYGAFKGFWKGLKRILRCHPFNSGGYDPVE; this is encoded by the coding sequence ATGAAAAAAATACTTTTGTTTTTTATTATAATCTATCAGAAGATTATTTCACCCTGGACTCCCAAAAGCTGTCGTTTTAGACCGACTTGTTCTGAATATACAAAACAAGCAATTAAAAAATATGGGGCTTTTAAAGGTTTTTGGAAAGGATTAAAACGTATTTTGCGTTGTCATCCTTTTAATTCAGGTGGTTATGATCCGGTAGAATAG